One genomic window of Microtus ochrogaster isolate Prairie Vole_2 unplaced genomic scaffold, MicOch1.0 UNK41, whole genome shotgun sequence includes the following:
- the LOC102002538 gene encoding olfactory receptor 51E2: MSSCNFTHATFVLIGIPGLEGAHFWFGFPLLSMYAVALFGNCIVVFIVRTERSLHAPMYLFLCMLAAIDLALSTSTMPKILALFWFDSREITFDACLAQMFFIHALSAVESTILLAMAFDRYVAICHPLRHAAVLNNTVTVQIGMVALVRGSLFFFPLPLLIKRLAFCHSNVLSHSYCVHQDVMKLAYTDTLPNVVYGLTAILLVMGVDVMFISLSYFLIIRTVLQLPSKSERAKAFGTCVSHIGVVLAFYVPLIGLSVVHRFGNSLDPIVHVLMGDVYLLLPPVINPIIYGAKTKQIRTRVLAMFKISCDKDIEAGGNT, from the coding sequence ATGAGCTCCTGCAACTTCACACATGCCACCTTCGTGCTAATAGGAATCCCAGGCCTGGAGGGAGCTCACTTTTGGTTTGGCTTCCCCCTGCTTTCCATGTATGCCGTGGCACTGTTCGGAAACTGCATCGTGGTGTTCATCGTGAGGACGGAGCGGAGTCTGCATGCACCCATGTACCTTTTTCTCTGCATGCTGGCCGCTATCGACCTGGCTCTGTCCACATCCACCATGCCCAAGATCCTCGCCCTCTTTTGGTTTGACTCCCGGGAGATTACTTTTGATGCCTGTCTTGCCCAGATGTTCTTCATTCATGCTCTCTCGGCAGTTGAATCTACCATTCTGCTCGCCATGGCCtttgaccgctatgtggccatctgccacCCACTGCGTCATGCTGCTGTGCTCAACAATACAGTGACAGTTCAAATCGGCATGGTGGCACTGGTCCGGGGATCTCTATTCTTCTTCCCGCTCCCACTGCTGATCAAGCGGCTGGCCTTCTGTCACTCCAATGTGCTCTCCCATTCCTATTGTGTCCATCAGGATGTGATGAAGTTGGCCTATACAGACACACTGCCCAATGTAGTCTATGGTCTAACTGCCATTCTGCTCGTCATGGGTGTAGACGTCATGTTCATCTCCTTGTCTTACTTTCTGATTATAAGAACAGTTCTGCAACTGCCTTCCAAGTCGGAGCGAGCTAAGGCATTTGGGACCTGTGTATCACACATTGGTGTGGTTCTGGCTTTCTATGTACCACTCATTGGCCTATCAGTGGTACACCGTTTTGGAAACAGCCTAGACCCCATTGTGCATGTTCTCATGGGGGATGTCTACCTGTTGCTGCCTCCTGTGATTAATCCCATCATCTACGGTGCTAAGACCAAGCAGATCAGAACTCGAGTGCTGGCTATGTTTAAGATCAGCTGTGACAAGGACATTGAAGCTGGAGGAAACACGTGA